In a single window of the Anabas testudineus chromosome 17, fAnaTes1.2, whole genome shotgun sequence genome:
- the LOC113171971 gene encoding neuromedin-U receptor 1-like: protein MAKLNCSLAALLTTEASVFDGDGCPEAAVVCGMNISWVLANATEQDLHDMCLSEEEYLAGHMGPLRSPVFLPVCITYLAIFMVGVLGNSLTCAVILRYRVMQTPTNYYLLSLAVSDLLVLLMGMPLELYDMWQNYPFLFGEGGCYFKTFLFETVCFASILNVTALSVERYVAVVHPLKVKHMTTRAHVKRVIVMLWVLSMLCAVPNTSLHGIVLLPPKFGHQFPQSAICSLIKPTWMYNLIILISTLVFFLLPMVTISILYLLIGLQLRRERVVTVVDARCSFGSGSLSQPRIQKLGKRNMQVTKMLCVLVVVFGICWAPFHVDRLMWSYINPSFEKHLEIFEHVHVISGVFFYLSSAINPILYNLMSTRFREMFCHVTCYSNSWLMQSSFQMTQRSTISEKMPNSMKLT, encoded by the exons ATGGCAAAGCTGAACTGTTCCCTCGCAGCTCTTTTAACAACAGAAGCCTCCGTGTTCGATGGAGACGGCTGCCCCGAGGCTGCTGTGGTGTGTGGGATGAATATCTCCTGGGTGTTGGCCAACGCTACTGAACAAGATTTGCATGACATGTGTTTAAGCGAGGAGGAGTATCTGGCCGGGCACATGGGGCCCCTGAGGTCCCCTGTATTTCTGCCTGTCTGCATAACCTACCTCGCCATCTTCATGGTGGGCGTCCTGGGCAATTCTTTGACCTGTGCAGTCATTTTGCGCTACAGAGTGATGCAGACACCCACCAACTACTACCTGCTGAGTCTGGCAGTGTCTGacctgctggtgctgctgatgGGTATGCCGTTAGAGCTCTATGACATGTGGCAGAACTACCCCTTTCTGTTCGGGGAGGGGGGCTGCTATTTCAAAACCTTCCTGTTTGAGACCGTCTGCTTCGCCTCCATCCTCAATGTCACAGCCCTCAGCGTGGAACGCTACGTGGCAGTGGTCCACCCCCTCAAAGTCAAACACATGACCACCCGTGCTCACGTCAAGAGGGTCATCGTTATGCTGTGGGTGCTGTCCATGCTGTGCGCTGTGCCGAACACCAGTCTGCATGGGATTGTGCTGCTGCCTCCAAAGTTTGGACATCAGTTTCCCCAATCTGCTATCTGCT CTTTGATCAAACCCACCTGGATGTATAACCTGATCATCCTGATTTCCACGCTGGTCTTCTTCCTGCTCCCCATGGTAACAATTAGCATTCTCTACCTGCTCATTGGCTTGCAGCTGCGCAGAGAGAGGGTGGTGACGGTGGTGGACGCGAGGTGCAGCTTTGGATCAGGAAGCCTCTCCCAGCCCCGCATTCAGAAACTGGGCAAGCGCAACATGCAAGTCACCAAAATGCTTT GTGTGTTGGTGGTTGTGTTTGGCATCTGTTGGGCTCCCTTCCACGTGGACCGCCTGATGTGGAGCTACATCAACCCATCGTTCGAGAAGCACCTCGAGATCTTTGAGCACGTCCACGTCATCTCTGGAGTCTTCTTCTACTTGAGCTCTGCCATCAACCCCATCCTCTACAACCTCATGTCCACCAGGTTCAGAGAAATGTTCTGTCACGTCACATGTTACTCGAACAGCTGGCTGATGCAGTCCAGCTTTCAGATGACCCAGCGCAGCACCATAAGTGAGAAAATGCCCAACAGCATGAAATTGacttaa